In Citrobacter sp. RHB25-C09, the following proteins share a genomic window:
- the rseC gene encoding SoxR-reducing system protein RseC, whose protein sequence is MIKEWATVVSWHNGEAIVSCDVKASCNSCASRAGCGSRVLNKLGPQTTHTIVVPSDIPLEPGQKVELGIAEGSLLGSAMLIYLSPLVGLFLVASLFQVLFGTDLAALSGAVLGGVGGFLIARGFSRKLAERESWQPIILNVALPPGLVRVDTTSTENGQ, encoded by the coding sequence ATGATCAAAGAGTGGGCGACAGTTGTCTCCTGGCACAATGGTGAGGCGATAGTCAGCTGCGACGTTAAAGCGTCCTGTAACAGCTGTGCATCCCGCGCTGGGTGCGGCAGTAGGGTGCTGAATAAACTGGGACCGCAGACAACGCATACGATCGTCGTACCCAGCGATATCCCGCTAGAACCTGGCCAGAAAGTGGAGTTGGGTATTGCTGAAGGGAGCCTGCTGGGCTCTGCCATGCTGATTTATTTGTCTCCGCTGGTTGGTCTCTTTCTCGTGGCGTCACTTTTTCAGGTACTGTTCGGCACCGATCTCGCTGCACTCAGCGGCGCGGTGCTTGGCGGTGTCGGCGGGTTCCTGATCGCCCGTGGTTTTTCTCGCAAGCTCGCCGAGCGCGAGTCCTGGCAGCCGATCATTCTGAATGTCGCACTCCCGCCCGGACTGGTGCGTGTTGATACGACTTCAACCGAAAATGGTCAATGA
- the rseB gene encoding sigma-E factor regulatory protein RseB, with amino-acid sequence MKQLWFAMSLVAGSLFFSVNASANTASGALLQQMNLASQSLTYELSFVSITKQGVESLRYRHARLENRPLAQLLQMDGPRREVVQRGNEISYFEPGLEPFTLNGDYIVDSLPSLIYTDFQRLAPYYDFISVGRTRIADRLCEVIRVVARDGTRYSYIVWMDTETKLPMRVDLLDRDGETLEQFRVIAFTVNQDVGNSMQTLSKANLPPLLSVPVGEKAKFNWSPGWLPKGFSEVSSGRRPLPTMDNMPIESRLYSDGLFSFSVNVNRATQTSTDQMLRTGRRTVSTSVRDNAEITIVGELPPQTAKRIADAIKFGVAQ; translated from the coding sequence ATGAAGCAACTTTGGTTTGCCATGTCACTTGTGGCTGGTAGCCTGTTCTTCTCTGTAAACGCCTCGGCCAACACTGCGTCCGGGGCGTTGTTGCAGCAGATGAATCTGGCCAGCCAGTCACTCACTTACGAGCTGTCATTTGTCAGCATCACTAAACAAGGCGTAGAGTCTCTGCGTTATCGTCATGCTCGGCTGGAAAACCGTCCGCTTGCACAACTGCTGCAGATGGATGGCCCCCGTCGTGAAGTGGTGCAACGTGGTAACGAAATAAGCTATTTCGAACCTGGTCTTGAGCCGTTCACCCTGAACGGTGATTACATCGTCGATTCTCTGCCTTCGCTTATTTACACCGACTTCCAACGCCTCGCCCCGTATTATGATTTCATTTCCGTGGGACGAACTCGTATTGCCGATCGCCTGTGCGAGGTGATTCGCGTTGTGGCGCGTGACGGAACGCGTTACAGCTACATCGTCTGGATGGATACCGAAACCAAACTCCCGATGCGTGTCGATCTACTGGATCGCGATGGCGAAACGTTAGAACAGTTCCGGGTCATCGCGTTTACCGTGAATCAGGACGTGGGCAACAGCATGCAGACGCTTTCAAAGGCCAATCTGCCGCCATTGCTTTCAGTGCCGGTGGGAGAAAAAGCGAAATTCAACTGGAGTCCCGGCTGGTTGCCGAAAGGCTTTAGCGAAGTATCCAGCGGTCGCAGGCCTCTGCCAACGATGGACAATATGCCCATTGAATCGCGCCTTTATTCCGATGGCTTGTTCAGTTTCTCGGTTAACGTGAACCGTGCAACACAGACCAGCACCGATCAGATGTTGCGGACCGGACGTAGAACGGTCAGTACCAGCGTTCGCGATAACGCGGAAATTACCATTGTGGGCGAACTGCCGCCACAAACTGCGAAACGTATTGCCGACGCCATCAAATTTGGAGTCGCGCAATGA
- the rseA gene encoding anti-sigma-E factor RseA: protein MQKEKLSALMDGETLDSELLKELAHDPEMQKTWEGYHLIRDSMRGDTPDVLHFDISARVMAAIEQEPVRQTTPLIPEAQPAPHQWQKMPFWKKMRPWAAQLTQMGVAACVSLAVIVGVQHYNGQSETSQQPETPVFNTLPMMGKASPVSLGVPTDATASGGQQQQVQEQRRRINAMLQDYELQRRLHSEQLQFEKAQTQQAAVQVPGIQTLGTQSQ from the coding sequence ATGCAGAAAGAAAAACTTTCCGCTTTAATGGATGGCGAAACGCTGGACAGTGAGTTGCTCAAAGAACTGGCTCACGACCCGGAAATGCAAAAAACCTGGGAAGGCTATCATCTGATCCGCGACAGCATGCGGGGTGATACGCCTGACGTGCTTCATTTCGATATTTCTGCTCGCGTGATGGCTGCTATTGAACAAGAGCCTGTTCGCCAGACGACGCCATTAATTCCTGAAGCCCAACCGGCACCGCACCAGTGGCAGAAGATGCCTTTCTGGAAAAAAATGCGTCCGTGGGCAGCGCAACTCACCCAAATGGGCGTGGCGGCGTGCGTATCGCTTGCAGTTATCGTTGGTGTCCAGCACTATAATGGACAATCTGAAACGTCCCAGCAGCCCGAAACGCCGGTATTCAATACTTTACCGATGATGGGTAAAGCCAGTCCGGTCAGCCTGGGAGTACCTACTGACGCTACCGCAAGCGGCGGACAACAGCAGCAGGTACAGGAGCAGCGTCGACGCATCAACGCCATGTTGCAGGATTATGAGCTGCAACGTCGTCTGCACTCCGAACAGCTTCAGTTTGAGAAGGCACAAACGCAGCAAGCTGCTGTACAGGTGCCAGGAATTCAAACTCTAGGAACGCAATCGCAGTAA
- the rpoE gene encoding RNA polymerase sigma factor RpoE, translating into MSEQLTDQALVERVQKGDQKAFNLLVVRYQHKVASLVSRYVPSGDVPDVVQESLIKAYRALDSFRGDSAFYTWLYRIAVNTAKNYLVAQGRRPPSSDVDAIEAENFESGGALKEISNPENLMLSEELRQIVFRTIESLPEDLRMAITLRELDGLSYEEIAAIMDCPVGTVRSRIFRAREAIDNKVQPLIRR; encoded by the coding sequence ATGAGCGAGCAGTTAACGGACCAGGCCCTTGTGGAACGGGTCCAGAAGGGAGATCAGAAAGCTTTCAACTTACTGGTGGTGCGCTACCAGCATAAGGTGGCGAGCCTGGTTTCCCGCTATGTACCCTCAGGTGATGTGCCTGATGTGGTGCAAGAATCATTAATAAAAGCCTATCGTGCGCTGGACTCGTTCCGGGGAGATAGTGCTTTTTATACCTGGCTGTATCGTATCGCAGTCAATACAGCGAAGAATTACCTGGTAGCTCAGGGGCGTCGTCCGCCATCCAGCGATGTAGATGCAATTGAAGCAGAAAACTTCGAAAGTGGCGGTGCACTGAAAGAAATTTCGAACCCTGAGAACTTAATGTTGTCAGAAGAGCTGAGACAGATAGTTTTCCGAACTATTGAGTCCCTCCCGGAAGATTTACGTATGGCAATAACCTTACGGGAGCTTGATGGTCTGAGCTATGAAGAGATAGCCGCTATCATGGATTGTCCGGTAGGTACGGTGCGTTCACGTATCTTCAGGGCGCGGGAAGCTATTGATAATAAAGTTCAACCGCTTATCAGGCGTTGA
- the rseD gene encoding rpoE leader peptide RseD has translation MTVYKMTNKKQMRNGTLQKQDTLIYCLLTVQLMEWRFANAWNYGLRRLYLG, from the coding sequence ATGACCGTCTACAAAATGACAAACAAAAAGCAGATGCGTAACGGAACTTTACAAAAACAAGACACTCTAATCTATTGCTTGCTCACAGTGCAGCTAATGGAGTGGCGTTTCGCGAACGCGTGGAATTATGGCTTGAGGAGACTTTACCTCGGATGA